A genomic window from Peromyscus maniculatus bairdii isolate BWxNUB_F1_BW_parent chromosome 1, HU_Pman_BW_mat_3.1, whole genome shotgun sequence includes:
- the Fgfbp3 gene encoding fibroblast growth factor-binding protein 3, whose protein sequence is MATAGRNPPRPRASPSPLRLLLLLLGCCLLAAARKDKGAAGREAAPASGPKGGSSGRFVSPEQHACSWQLLVPAPGTPTGGELALRCQAPGGARLHCAYRGHPERCATSGARRSHYWRRLLGALRRKPQPCLDPAPLPPRLCARKKAGADLHPPAHPTLSARPAEHPRPRARSRARPRQPVRSPSSPPEEKPSRAKTSAGGRKAGSDRVPEPPTVAELQPDGLDQNAELTETYCAEKWHSLCNFFVNFWNG, encoded by the coding sequence ATGGCCACCGCAGGCAGGAATCCTCCGAGGCCGCGGGCGTCGCCCTCGCCgctgaggctgctgctgctgctgctgggatgCTGCCTCCTCGCGGCTGCCCGAAAGGACAAGGGGGCTGCTGGTAGGGAGGCGGCCCCGGCCTCGGGCCCCAAGGGCGGTTCCTCGGGTCGCTTCGTGAGCCCAGAGCAGCACGCGTGCAGCTGGCAGCTCCTGGTGCCAGCCCCGGGGACGCCGACGGGCGGCGAGCTGGCCCTGCGCTGCCAGGCCCCGGGCGGGGCTCGACTGCACTGCGCCTACCGCGGGCATCCCGAGCGCTGCGCGACCTCCGGCGCCCGGCGCTCGCACTACTGGAGGCGGCTGCTGGGCGCGCTGCGTAGGAAGCCGCAACCCTGCCTGGACCCCGCGCCGCTGCCACCGCGCCTGTGCGCCCGCAAGAAGGCCGGCGCCGATCTGCACCCACCCGCCCACCCCACCCTGTCCGCGCGTCCAGCCGAGCATCCCCGGCCCAGGGCGCGGAGCCGGGCTCGGCCGCGACAGCCGGTGCGCTCCCCGAGCTCGCCGCCCGAGGAGAAGCCCTCGAGGGCGAAGACCAGCGCGGGTGGGAGGAAGGCGGGCTCGGACCGGGTCCCGGAGCCTCCCACGGTGGCCGAGCTCCAGCCCGACGGGCTGGACCAGAACGCCGAGCTCACCGAGACCTACTGCGCCGAGAAGTGGCACTCCCTCTGCAACTTCTTTGTCAATTTCTGGAATGGCTGA